In Denticeps clupeoides chromosome 1, fDenClu1.1, whole genome shotgun sequence, a single window of DNA contains:
- the LOC114793351 gene encoding uncharacterized protein LOC114793351 encodes MTRTIPNSSTTVDTKATFVVTQPTSILQPTTLKLIETTSHLLDSTATVGTPSTPSFSASTSTVTMSTATSQPTLTESESTSLLPESTTPALTRLTLTIPNSTTTVDTKSAILMTQATSIYQPTTTKMIFDSTATAGTPSTPSFSTSTTSVTMSTATSQPTTIKESITTSLLPKSTTPALTTLTQTIQNSTITADSKSTILMTQPTSFMQPTTTKMILDSTAKAGTPSTPSFTASITTVTMSTATSKPTSIGQSETTSLLLKSTTPVFTTQTQIILNSSTKVDTKTAFAVAQPTYTLQPTKLLETTSHLFDSTTKEGTPSTPYFTASTTVTMPDATFKPTTTKHSQTTSSLVHLTTPVGTTQIQTVSVSSKSEDKKSTTVVTGPASTLQPTSSFHMTTKVGTQSAISSSTFNATTTKLIQTLLNPTLTLGTTPITTVIHSTTTRPTFSTTARTPMTSSAPTTAATSKTTTTVNPTTNTAIVHPLPLVELVFILVIEYVPQLSDKNSREFQQKAKEVTSVLDIIYQRKYGNIFVQTVVISFNKIVGKKRALENVQTQVELEFNDNSAEPLPESTSIEMTLKNAVTDPVLNITLPIIVNSVSVTKIPQMVMNLPFRTNETFDPDLLISNSSAFKDRSSLIKNELDPFFFEDYTPDYIGLAVLNYSNGSIIYNTILTFTNNSTLPNNTSIFQTLLRAARSGNLSFTMISINNTDLFSTGSTTVSTSTSYSTNTSTGPSSKASTISQVTTFISMVFSLLVTRQW; translated from the exons TTGATTGAAACTACATCTCATCTACTTGACTCAACAGCAACAGTAGGTacaccatcaactccatctttttctgCCTCAACATCAACAGTGACAatgtcaactgctacatctcaacCAACTTTAACAGAGAGTGAAAGTACATCTCTTTTACCAGAATCTACAACACCTGCATTGACAAGACTGACTCTGACAATCCctaactcaacaacaacagtagaTACAAAGTCGGCAATTTTAATGACTCAAGCAACATCAATATatcaaccaacaacaacaaagatgATATTTGATTCTACAGCAACAGCAGGTacaccatcaactccatcttTTTCTACCTCAACAACATCAGTGACAatgtcaactgctacatctcaaccaacgacaataaaagagagtataactacatctctttTGCCAAAATCTACAACACCAGCATTGACGACACTGACTCAGACAATTCAAAACTCAACAATAACAGCAGATTCAAAGTCGACAATTTTAATGACACAACCAACATCATTTATGCAACCAACAACCACAAAGATGATACTTGACTCTACAGCAAAAGCAGGAACACCATCAACTCCATCATTTACTGCCTCCATAACAACAGTGACAatgtcaactgctacatctaAACCAACAAGCATTGGACAGAGTGAAACTACATCACTTCTGCTAAAATCTACAACACCAGTGTTTACGACACAGACTCAGATAATCCTTAACTCTTCAACTAAAGTAGATACAAAAACAGCATTTGCAGTTGCACAACCAACATATACACTGCAACCAACAAAGTTGCTTGAAACTACATCCCATCTGTTTGACTCTACAACAAAGGAAGGTACACCATCAACCCCATATTTTACTGCCTCAACAACAGTGACAATGCCAGATGCTACATTTAAACCCACAACCACAAAACATAGTCAAACTACATCATCTCTGGTTCACCTTACAACGCCAGTGGGGACGACACAGATTCAGACAGTCTCTGTTTCATCAAAATCAGAAGATAAAAAGTCAACAACTGTAGTAACAGGACCAGCATCGACATTGCAACCTACATCTTCTTTTCATATGACAACCAAAGTGGGTACACAGTCAGCAATCTCATCGTCTACATTTAACGCAACAACCACAAAGCTGATTCAAACTCTTCTGAACCCTACACTAACACTGGGGACAACACCAATTACAACTGTGATTCACTCAACTACCACAAGGCCCACATTCAGTACAACTGCACGTACCCCAATGACGTCTTCAGCTCCAACGACAGCTGCTACTTCTAAAACAACCACAACTGTAAATCCCACCACAAATACAGCCATTGTACATCCTTTACCATTGGTTGAACTGGTCTTTATCCTGGTAATTGAATATGTACCTCAACTCAGTGATAAAAACAGTAGAGAATTTCAGCAGAAGGCCAAAGAAGTTACATCTGTG CTTGATATTATCTACCAAAGGAAGTATGGAAACATTTTTGTACAGACAGTTGTTATATCCTTCAA TAaaattgtggggaaaaaaagagctcTCGAAAACGTTCAGACACAAGTGGAGCTGGAATTCAACGACAATTCAGCAGAGCCCCTCCCAGAAAGCACAAGCATTGAAATGACTTTGAAAAATGCAGTGACTGATCCGGTCCTAAACATCACTCTTCCAATAATTGTCAACTCTGTATCAGTCACAA AAATTCCCCAGATGGTAATGAATCTGCCATTCCGCACAAATGAGACATTTGATCCTGATCTGCTCATTTCAAATTCATCAGCATTCAAGGACAGATCATCACTTATTAAAAATGAG CTTGATCCATTTTTCTTTGAAGACTACACTCCAGATTACATTGGTCTGGCTGTACTGAACTACAG caacgGATCTATAATCTACAATACCATTCTGACCTTCACCAACAATTCCACTTTACCAAATAACACATCCATTTTCCAGACATTGCTGAGAGCAGCAAGAAGTGGAAATCTGTCATTCACCATGATCTCCATAAACAACACAG ATCTGTTTAGTACTGGGTCTACCACGGTGTCTACTAGTACCAGCTACAGTACCAATACCTCAACAGGACCATCCAGCAAAGCCAGCACAATCAGTCAGGTCACGACCTTCATTTCCATGGTCTTTTCACTGCTGGTGACAAGGCAGTGGTAA
- the LOC114793392 gene encoding mucin-5AC-like, giving the protein MPVYTSVKVTEMPTGQKETTALPTATTRSFSNSITLASQSKSSATVSTTAKTTSSSTVVSGLTRTLQSNSKSVETETTSETGTQSSTSMPVYTTTTMTELTTAQKATTALTTGNTRFLSDVTTTQSTSSTTKSTTAQTTSFTLFGTDLTTIGRLESTTAQTETTSLTGIGSSTSMPVYTSVTVTELTTAQQGTTNTRSLSDATTFLSLAIPSTTTGRGPASKTFMSDSITTVRLDSTAVQPETTRHNTTAMTESTTVKQGRKVLPTDTSTYLSLLTTLASHSESSFSKSTKVEGTSSTTIVAESIPTLKTESISAHHETTTVIKAESSTSVPSTTKLVTESATELKKTAAPTKSVSTSSAYQSISSATESTTVKGSSSTIVNKKTSRVSTPVTPNSITTVTSLLRTIVPTSKLPVITASAKTSSSSTSFSGLPTTTVIMTTKPSTTTMPTTIKMTKNPQTTIKASSTSSVPTTTIKIPTTFKMTTYLKTVPTSSTSSSTTSHPRTTSGQRTTTIATTTTTSVPTTMSLARSPQTVYLSFRTNETFNADLLISSSSAFKSRSSLIKKELEPFFFEDYAPDFIGLAVLNYSKGSISQFTNLTFTANATQPNGTSLFQTMFRAAMSRNVTFSIITINGIDLYKDGTTTMATTISTGVTTSRAHVLSSNASTISLLSTCIVMVFLLFVTWLF; this is encoded by the exons ATGCCTGTCTACACATCAGTCAAAGTGACAGAAATGCCAACAGGTCAGAAAGAAACAACTGCTttgcctacagccacaaccagatcttttagtaACTCAATcacattggcaagccagtcaaaATCTTCTGCCACAGTGTCAACAACAGCTAAAACAACTTCATCCTCAACAGTTGTTTCTGGCTTGACAAGAACATTACAGTCCAATTCAAAATCTGTagagacagaaacaacatccgagacaggaacacaatcaaGTACAAGCATGCCTGTCTATACAACAACCACAATGACCGAATTAACAACAGCTCAAAAAGCTACAACAGCTTTGACTACAGGAAACACCAGATTTTTAAGTGATGTAACAACAACCCAGTCAACATCCTCTACCACTAAATCTACAACAGCTCAAACAACTTCATTCACATTGTTTGGTACTGATCTGACAACAATAGGACGGTTAGAGTCAACAACTGCACAAACTGAAACAACATCATTGACTGGAATAGGATCAAGTACAAGTATGCCTGTCTACACATCAGTCACGGTGACAGAATTGACAACAGCTCAACAAGGTACAACAAACACCAGGTCTTTAAGTGATGCAACAACATTTTTAAGCCTGGCAATACCTTCTACCACAACAGGTCGAGGACCTGCATCAAAGACATTTATGTCTGATTCAATTACAACAGTAAGATTAGATTCAACAGCAGTACAACCTGAAACAACAAGACACAACACAACAGCAATGACAGAATCAACAACAGTTAAGCAAGGACGAAAAGTGTTGCCTACAGACACATCCACATATCTCAGTCTCCTAACAACTTTGGCAAGCCATTCAGAATCTTCTTTCTCTAAATCTACAAAAGTTGAAGGAACTTCTTCCACTACAATCGTGGCTGAGTCGATTCCTACACTAAAAACAGAGTCAATATCTGCACATCATGAAACAACAACAGTGATAAAAGCAGAATCAAGTACAAGTGTACCTTCCACCACAAAATTGGTGACAGAATCAGCAACAGAGCTTAAAAAAACAGCTGCGCCTACAAAATCAGTCTCAACATCATCTGCTTACCAATCAATATCTTCTGCCACTGAATCTACAACAGTAAAAGGATCTTCATCCACTATAGTTAACAAGAAAACAAGTAGAGTTTCCACACCTGTTACTCCAAACTCCATAACTACTGTTACAAGTCTTCTAAGAACCATAGTTCCTACCAGTAAACTGCCAGTCATCACTGCATCAGCAAAGACTTCAAGCAGTTCTACATCCTTCAGTGGTCTTCCAACAACAACAGTTATTATGACTACTAAACCTTCGACCACCACCATGCCTACAACTATCAAAATGACTAAGAATCCACAAACCACCATAAAAGCAAGCTCTACAAGTTCTGTTCCAACTACAACAATCAAGATACCAACAACTTTTAAAATGACCACATATCTTAAAACGGTCCCAACAAGCTCTACATCTTCCTCAACAACATCTCATCCTCGTACAACATCTGGACAAAGAACTACTACAATTGCTACTACAACTACTACATCAGTTCCAACCACCATGTCTTTAGCAA GAAGTCCCCAAACTGTGTATCTCTCTTTCCGAACCAATGAGACATTTAATGCTGATTTGCTCATATCAAGTTCCTCAGCTTTCAAGAGCAGATCATCTCTTATTAAAAAAGAG CTTGAGCCTTTTTTCTTTGAAGACTACGCTCCAGACTTCATTGGTTTGGCTGTATTAAATTACAG CAAAGGATCCATATCTCAATTTACAAATCTAACATTCACTGCCAATGCCACTCAACCAAATGGCACTTCACTTTTCCAAACCATGTTTAGGGCGGCAATGAGtcgaaatgtgacattttctatTATCACAATAAATGGTATAG aCCTGTACAAGGATGGGACCACTACTATGGCCACAACTATATCGACTGGTGTAACAACATCCAGAGCACATGTGCTTTCTAGTAATGCCAGTACCATTAGTCTCCTCAGCACTTGCATCGTCATGGTCTTTTTACTGTTTGTGACATGGCTGTTCTAA